In the genome of Streptomyces pactum, one region contains:
- a CDS encoding EamA family transporter, with product MLGSGLSNQVGASVGALAFPVIGPAGVVAVRQWVAAVLLYAVGRPRFGRFTGAQWRPVLGLALVFAAMNLSLYTAIDRIGLGLAVTLEFLGPLAVALGGSRRRLDAVCALAAAGAVAVLVRPRPSTDYLGIGLGLLAAVCWASYILLNRTVARRVPGLQGSAAAAVVSAAAYVPIGALVLWRNPPTGAALLCALTAGVLSSAVPFLADLLALRRVPAQFFGVFMSVNPVFAALVGWAVLDQRLDPLAWSAILVIVGTNALAVITSSARRPR from the coding sequence ATGCTGGGCAGCGGCCTGTCGAACCAGGTCGGGGCGTCGGTGGGGGCGCTGGCGTTCCCGGTGATCGGCCCGGCCGGGGTGGTCGCGGTACGGCAGTGGGTGGCGGCCGTGCTGCTGTACGCGGTCGGCCGGCCGAGGTTCGGGCGTTTCACCGGGGCGCAGTGGCGGCCGGTGCTGGGGCTGGCGCTGGTGTTCGCCGCCATGAACCTCTCCCTGTACACGGCGATCGACCGGATCGGCCTGGGGCTCGCGGTCACGCTGGAGTTCCTGGGGCCGCTGGCGGTGGCGCTGGGCGGCAGCCGCCGCCGGCTGGACGCGGTGTGCGCGCTGGCCGCTGCCGGGGCCGTCGCGGTGCTGGTCCGCCCGCGGCCCAGCACCGACTACCTGGGCATCGGCCTGGGGCTGCTGGCCGCCGTCTGCTGGGCCTCGTACATCCTGCTCAACCGCACGGTGGCCCGGCGGGTGCCGGGACTCCAGGGCTCGGCCGCCGCGGCGGTGGTGTCGGCGGCGGCGTACGTGCCGATCGGCGCCCTGGTGCTGTGGCGGAACCCGCCGACCGGTGCCGCGCTGCTGTGCGCGCTGACCGCCGGGGTGCTCTCCTCCGCCGTCCCGTTCCTCGCCGATCTGCTGGCGCTGCGGCGCGTGCCGGCGCAGTTCTTCGGCGTCTTCATGAGCGTCAACCCGGTCTTCGCCGCCCTGGTCGGGTGGGCGGTGCTCGACCAGCGCCTCGACCCGCTCGCCTGGTCGGCGATCCTGGTCATCGTCGGCACCAACGCCCTCGCGGTCATCACGTCCTCCGCCCGCCGGCCCCGCTGA
- a CDS encoding DUF5959 family protein — MTESGTVDLIHLEDADGDHCIVRVTGRSQPGVLTGHDILRADVLLHTDFLDARLDVYLFPRDLDSWQRQLAGLGPGKGASIGGDRGLTLALRVQDDGSLAVMIEDPDRLSTMLWIQPRENWQEEHRDRLERVRHTWPSEVVETAPMTYEWRRDRRP; from the coding sequence ATGACCGAATCGGGCACGGTGGACCTGATCCACCTGGAGGACGCGGACGGCGACCACTGCATCGTCCGGGTGACCGGGCGCTCCCAGCCCGGCGTCCTGACCGGCCACGACATCCTCCGGGCCGACGTCCTGCTGCACACCGACTTCCTCGACGCCCGGCTGGACGTCTACCTCTTCCCCCGGGACCTGGACTCCTGGCAGCGGCAGCTGGCCGGGCTCGGTCCGGGCAAGGGGGCGAGCATCGGCGGGGACCGCGGGCTGACCCTCGCCCTGCGCGTACAGGACGACGGCTCGCTGGCCGTGATGATCGAGGACCCCGACCGCCTCAGCACGATGCTGTGGATACAGCCGCGGGAGAACTGGCAGGAGGAGCACCGCGACCGGCTGGAGCGGGTCCGGCACACCTGGCCCAGCGAGGTCGTGGAGACGGCCCCGATGACCTACGAGTGGCGCCGCGACCGCCGGCCCTGA
- a CDS encoding helix-turn-helix domain-containing protein: MSASPSSAAQQARKAVAARLRELRLDAGLNGRDVARLGGWHPSKSSRIENARTAPSDEDIRVWCRVCGAEREAADLIARSRAAESMWSEWRRKQRTGLRQLQESYNELFQRTGLFRVYCSTLVPGLLQTSGYATALLTAITEFRKIPNDVDAAVAARLERSGVLNERGRRFALLVEESALRFQMGDADTMAGQLGHLLTVGSLPGVSLGVIPFSSRCRPIWPMENFHVYDDALVSVELLAARVTVQQPSEVALYLKAFGELSQMAVHGARARALITSAIQDL; encoded by the coding sequence ATGTCCGCATCTCCCTCGTCAGCCGCCCAGCAGGCTCGTAAGGCCGTCGCGGCGCGCCTGCGCGAACTACGGCTGGACGCCGGTCTGAACGGTCGGGACGTCGCCCGCCTGGGCGGCTGGCACCCTTCGAAGAGCAGCCGGATCGAGAATGCCCGGACGGCACCCTCCGACGAGGACATCCGCGTCTGGTGCCGGGTCTGCGGGGCCGAGAGGGAAGCGGCGGACCTCATCGCCCGGTCCCGGGCCGCGGAGTCCATGTGGTCGGAGTGGCGCCGCAAGCAGCGCACAGGGCTCCGGCAGCTTCAGGAGTCGTACAACGAGTTGTTCCAGCGGACCGGATTGTTCCGGGTGTACTGCTCCACGCTCGTTCCCGGCTTGCTGCAGACCAGCGGTTACGCCACGGCGCTCCTCACCGCGATCACCGAGTTCCGGAAGATCCCCAACGATGTGGACGCCGCCGTCGCTGCTCGCCTGGAGCGGTCCGGTGTCCTCAACGAGAGAGGCAGGCGCTTCGCTCTCCTGGTCGAGGAATCCGCTCTGAGGTTCCAGATGGGTGATGCCGACACCATGGCTGGCCAGCTCGGTCATCTGCTCACCGTCGGCTCGCTTCCTGGGGTGTCGCTCGGTGTCATTCCCTTCAGCAGCCGGTGCCGCCCCATCTGGCCGATGGAGAACTTCCATGTCTACGACGACGCGCTCGTGTCGGTCGAGCTGCTGGCCGCGCGGGTGACGGTTCAACAGCCCAGTGAGGTCGCGCTGTACCTGAAGGCGTTCGGCGAGCTGTCGCAGATGGCCGTTCACGGCGCTCGGGCGAGGGCGCTGATCACCTCGGCCATCCAGGACCTGTGA
- a CDS encoding DUF6879 family protein, whose protein sequence is MTQNVPSFPELLNGCRRSAVHLEMRDSYAVDYEKSGFTAWRDGFRHDPADRASWWRPWLDLISETVSRGVVVRRARIVSEPVSEYTRFLHSFTFTNVAAGEQVRWLARRRASDLCLPGNDFWVFDGQLVRFNHFTGDGASGGGEMRDEPDVVKLCTSAFEAVWERATPHEEYQV, encoded by the coding sequence ATGACGCAGAACGTGCCGAGCTTCCCTGAGCTGCTGAACGGCTGCCGGCGGTCGGCGGTGCACCTGGAGATGCGGGACAGCTACGCCGTGGACTACGAGAAGTCGGGCTTCACGGCATGGCGCGACGGCTTCCGGCACGATCCTGCCGACCGGGCGTCCTGGTGGCGCCCCTGGCTGGACCTGATCTCCGAAACGGTGAGCCGGGGCGTGGTCGTCCGCCGGGCCCGGATCGTCTCGGAGCCGGTCAGCGAGTACACCCGCTTTCTGCACTCCTTCACCTTCACCAACGTGGCGGCCGGTGAGCAGGTCCGCTGGCTGGCCCGTCGGCGGGCGTCCGACCTGTGCCTCCCCGGCAACGACTTCTGGGTCTTCGACGGCCAACTGGTGCGGTTCAACCACTTCACCGGTGACGGGGCCTCCGGCGGCGGGGAGATGCGGGACGAGCCGGATGTGGTGAAGCTCTGCACGTCGGCGTTCGAGGCCGTATGGGAGCGTGCGACCCCGCACGAGGAGTACCAGGTCTAG
- a CDS encoding VOC family protein, with protein sequence MVSVVQNIAIDCANSYELAQFWSKVTGRPLDPEDQPGDPEVQVLLAEGPVLHFNQVPEGKTVKNRIHLCLRPDTSREEEVERLLDIGATLVGDHRNPDGTGWVVLADPEGNEFCVLRSEAQRAATPH encoded by the coding sequence ATGGTCTCGGTAGTGCAGAACATAGCGATCGACTGTGCGAACTCCTACGAGCTGGCCCAGTTCTGGAGCAAGGTGACCGGCCGCCCGCTGGACCCGGAGGATCAGCCGGGCGACCCGGAGGTGCAGGTGCTGCTGGCGGAGGGACCGGTCCTCCACTTCAACCAGGTGCCGGAGGGCAAGACGGTCAAGAACCGCATCCACCTGTGTCTGCGCCCGGACACCTCCCGCGAGGAGGAGGTGGAACGGCTGCTGGATATCGGCGCCACCCTCGTCGGCGACCACCGGAACCCCGACGGCACCGGGTGGGTGGTCCTCGCCGATCCCGAGGGCAACGAGTTCTGCGTGCTGCGCAGCGAAGCGCAGCGGGCCGCCACGCCGCACTGA
- a CDS encoding PIG-L family deacetylase, giving the protein MPENSSPRGAAARHTTPSHSIGLSFSLTRRRTLAALAAVTAGTAVSCTGGSATNAATPAPVRSVDPLGAEPFTPVTGDRSAVLMQVVAHPDDDLYFMTPDSQHLLRAGARLVCVYVTAGESLGINRPPGAPIPEPDRSAYSAARHQGLRQAYAEMLGMDRFTRWQRSVTELPGGLRAETNRLVSGARQVELIFLNIAMLSAGRVRLPHLWEIPGVTARTLVAEGSPVREVQSYRHETLVDVLADLMDRYRPTVIHTLDPDPDYQVHDAFHPRDNDQPGCSDHRDHTPVALFTWKAMSQWVADASRRDGRAPRFLTTAFRGYYNQRWPFNLPPAVVGRKARLLEAYGGAPDWPCGNPAGCGDYSQGNGGPLRNRKGWIRSTHHRYPGALPAPVTDHRGNLVAYGVLGTQAVQWRETSPGSGRFGAPRNLGGGPLAPTLSAVRDTTGRQLLFGLRFSALEGQGQGNARDIVVLEEISPGGAFGGWHRLGTPHDDPEDSRRVGAPVAVATPDGRVHLFVRTAGKGLATRVRDAGGNWGGWVQLGGGEIQDGLTVLVDRDRLVHVFGAGRDTVHHWAQRNPDGAPLPVPDPGLPVPAHRPGAVLTTDGAIALVYRTPADPQPRLYTLNRRGDGPHVTPLRHFDGYGPVAAHPVPVPGRADQVLLAGTSIDGEVLLRYGTGTGTRPLCSPGRLVPVGTPAVLPGGPDSMCVVGMAPGATPWIWRPAPTTPA; this is encoded by the coding sequence ATGCCGGAAAACTCTTCGCCGCGGGGCGCCGCGGCACGTCACACCACGCCGTCGCACTCCATCGGCCTGTCCTTCTCGCTCACCCGCCGCCGGACCCTCGCCGCGCTCGCCGCGGTGACGGCGGGCACCGCCGTCTCCTGCACCGGCGGGTCGGCGACGAACGCCGCCACCCCCGCCCCCGTCCGCTCCGTCGATCCGCTCGGCGCCGAGCCGTTCACCCCGGTCACCGGTGACCGGAGCGCGGTGCTGATGCAGGTGGTGGCGCACCCCGACGACGACCTGTACTTCATGACCCCCGACTCCCAGCACCTGCTGCGGGCCGGCGCCCGGCTGGTGTGCGTGTACGTCACCGCGGGCGAGTCGCTGGGCATCAACCGGCCCCCCGGCGCCCCCATACCCGAGCCCGACCGCTCCGCCTACTCCGCCGCCCGCCACCAGGGCCTGCGCCAGGCGTACGCCGAGATGCTGGGCATGGACCGGTTCACCCGCTGGCAGCGCTCGGTCACCGAGCTGCCCGGCGGACTGCGGGCCGAGACCAACCGCCTGGTCAGCGGCGCCCGCCAGGTGGAGCTGATCTTCCTCAACATCGCGATGCTCTCCGCCGGCCGGGTCCGGCTGCCGCACCTGTGGGAGATCCCCGGCGTCACCGCGCGGACCCTGGTCGCCGAGGGCTCCCCGGTACGGGAGGTGCAGAGCTACCGGCACGAGACGCTGGTCGACGTGCTCGCGGACCTGATGGACCGGTACCGGCCCACCGTGATCCACACCCTGGACCCGGACCCGGACTACCAGGTCCACGACGCCTTCCACCCCCGCGACAACGACCAGCCCGGCTGCTCCGACCACCGGGACCACACCCCGGTCGCGCTCTTCACCTGGAAGGCGATGTCCCAGTGGGTCGCCGACGCCTCCCGCCGGGACGGCCGCGCCCCGCGCTTCCTCACCACCGCCTTCCGCGGCTACTACAACCAGCGCTGGCCGTTCAACCTGCCGCCCGCCGTCGTCGGCCGGAAGGCCCGCCTGCTGGAGGCGTACGGCGGCGCCCCCGACTGGCCGTGCGGCAACCCGGCCGGGTGCGGCGACTACAGCCAGGGCAACGGCGGCCCGCTGCGCAACCGCAAGGGCTGGATACGCTCCACCCACCACCGCTACCCCGGCGCCCTGCCCGCCCCGGTCACCGACCACCGCGGCAACCTGGTCGCGTACGGCGTGCTGGGCACCCAGGCCGTGCAGTGGCGCGAGACCTCCCCGGGCAGCGGCCGGTTCGGCGCCCCCCGCAACCTCGGCGGCGGGCCGCTCGCCCCCACCCTCAGCGCGGTCCGCGACACCACCGGGCGGCAGCTGCTGTTCGGCCTCCGGTTCAGCGCCCTGGAGGGCCAGGGGCAGGGCAACGCCCGCGACATCGTGGTCCTGGAGGAGATCTCCCCGGGCGGCGCGTTCGGCGGCTGGCACCGGCTGGGCACCCCGCACGACGACCCGGAGGACAGCCGCCGGGTCGGCGCCCCGGTCGCCGTCGCCACCCCGGACGGGCGGGTGCACCTCTTCGTCCGCACCGCCGGCAAGGGCCTGGCCACCCGGGTCCGGGACGCCGGCGGGAACTGGGGCGGCTGGGTGCAGCTCGGCGGCGGCGAGATCCAGGACGGGCTGACCGTCCTGGTGGACCGCGACCGGCTGGTGCACGTCTTCGGCGCCGGCCGCGACACCGTCCACCACTGGGCCCAGCGCAACCCCGACGGCGCGCCGCTGCCGGTGCCCGACCCCGGGCTGCCGGTCCCCGCCCACCGGCCGGGCGCCGTCCTCACCACCGACGGCGCCATCGCCCTGGTGTACCGCACCCCCGCCGACCCGCAGCCCCGGCTGTACACCCTGAACCGGCGGGGCGACGGCCCGCACGTCACCCCGCTGCGCCACTTCGACGGCTACGGGCCGGTGGCCGCGCACCCGGTGCCGGTCCCCGGCCGGGCCGACCAGGTGCTGCTGGCCGGCACCTCGATCGACGGCGAGGTACTGCTGCGGTACGGGACCGGCACCGGCACCCGGCCGCTGTGCTCCCCCGGCCGGCTGGTCCCGGTCGGCACCCCCGCGGTGCTGCCGGGAGGCCCGGACTCGATGTGCGTGGTCGGCATGGCCCCGGGCGCCACCCCGTGGATCTGGCGCCCCGCACCCACCACACCGGCCTGA
- the tuf gene encoding elongation factor Tu, which translates to MAKAKFERTKPHVNIGTIGHIDHGKTTLTAAITKVLHDKYPDLNEASAFDQIDKAPEERQRGITISIAHVEYQTESRHYAHVDCPGHADYIKNMITGAAQMDGAILVVAATDGPMPQTKEHVLLARQVGVPYIVVALNKADMVDDEEILELVELEVRELLSEYEFPGDDVPVVKVSALKALEGDKEWGESVLKLMEAVDEAIPQPERDVDKPFLMPIEDVFTITGRGTVVTGRIERGVLKVNETVDIIGIKTEKTTTTVTGIEMFRKLLDEGQAGENVGLLLRGIKREDVERGQVIIKPGSVTPHTEFEAQAYILSKDEGGRHTPFFNNYRPQFYFRTTDVTGVVTLPEGTEMVMPGDNTEMSVQLIQPVAMEEGLKFAIREGGRTVGAGQVTKIVK; encoded by the coding sequence GTGGCGAAGGCGAAGTTCGAGCGGACTAAGCCGCACGTCAACATCGGCACCATCGGTCACATCGACCACGGTAAGACCACCCTTACCGCGGCGATCACCAAGGTGCTGCACGACAAGTACCCGGACCTGAACGAGGCTTCGGCCTTCGACCAGATCGACAAGGCTCCTGAGGAGCGTCAGCGCGGTATCACCATCTCCATCGCGCACGTCGAGTACCAGACCGAGTCGCGCCACTACGCGCACGTGGACTGCCCGGGTCACGCGGACTACATCAAGAACATGATCACCGGTGCGGCGCAGATGGACGGCGCCATCCTGGTGGTCGCCGCCACCGACGGCCCGATGCCGCAGACCAAGGAGCACGTGCTCCTGGCCCGCCAGGTCGGCGTTCCGTACATCGTTGTCGCCCTGAACAAGGCCGACATGGTGGACGACGAGGAGATCCTGGAGCTCGTCGAGCTCGAGGTCCGCGAGCTGCTCTCCGAGTACGAGTTCCCGGGCGACGACGTTCCGGTCGTCAAGGTCTCGGCGCTCAAGGCCCTTGAGGGCGACAAGGAGTGGGGCGAGTCCGTCCTCAAGCTGATGGAGGCCGTGGACGAGGCCATCCCGCAGCCCGAGCGTGACGTGGACAAGCCGTTCCTCATGCCGATCGAGGACGTCTTCACCATCACCGGTCGCGGTACGGTCGTCACCGGCCGTATCGAGCGTGGTGTCCTGAAGGTCAACGAGACCGTGGACATCATCGGCATCAAGACCGAGAAGACCACCACCACGGTCACCGGCATCGAGATGTTCCGCAAGCTGCTCGACGAGGGCCAGGCCGGTGAGAACGTCGGTCTGCTGCTCCGCGGCATCAAGCGCGAGGACGTCGAGCGCGGCCAGGTCATCATCAAGCCGGGCTCGGTCACCCCGCACACCGAGTTCGAGGCGCAGGCCTACATCCTCTCCAAGGACGAGGGTGGCCGCCACACGCCGTTCTTCAACAACTACCGTCCGCAGTTCTACTTCCGTACCACGGACGTGACGGGCGTTGTGACCCTCCCCGAGGGCACCGAGATGGTCATGCCGGGCGACAACACCGAGATGTCCGTCCAGCTGATCCAGCCGGTCGCCATGGAGGAGGGCCTGAAGTTCGCCATCCGTGAGGGTGGCCGGACCGTCGGCGCCGGTCAGGTCACCAAGATCGTCAAGTGA
- the fusA gene encoding elongation factor G: MATTSLDLAKVRNIGIMAHIDAGKTTTTERILFYTGVSYKIGEVHDGAATMDWMEQEQERGITITSAATTCHWLLNDVDHTINIIDTPGHVDFTVEVERSLRVLDGAVTVFDGVAGVEPQSETVWRQADRYGVPRICFVNKLDRTGSDFHRCVDMIVDRLGAVPLVMQLPIGAEADFQGVVDLVRMKALVWSAEAAKGEMYDIVDIPETHTEAAEEWRGKLLEAVAENDEEMMELFLEGVEPTEDQLYAAIRRITIASTGKGSTTITPVFCGTAFKNKGVQPLLDAVIRYLPSPLDIEAIEGHLPSNDEEIVKRKPSEDEPFAGLAFKIMSDPHLGKLTFVRVYSGRMETGTQVLNSVKGKKERIGKIYRMHANKREEIDSVGAGDIVAVMGLKQTTTGETLSDAANPVILESMDFPAPVIEVAIEPKSKGDQEKLGVAIQRLAEEDPSFRVKTSEETGQTIISGMGELHLDVLVDRMRREFKVEANVGKPQVAYRETLRKPVERLDYTHKKQTGGSGQFAKVQIALEPLDGDGYEFENKVTGGRVPKEYIPSVDAGCQEAMEFGVLAGYPLTGVKVTLLDGAYHEVDSSEMAFKIAGSMAFKEAARKASPALLEPMMKVEVTTPEEYMGDVIGDINSRRGQIQSMEDRSGAKLVTGLVPLSEMFGYVGDLRSKTSGRASYSMQFDSYAEVPKNVAEEIIAKAKGE, from the coding sequence ATGGCTACCACTTCACTTGACCTGGCCAAGGTCCGCAACATCGGGATCATGGCCCACATCGACGCGGGCAAGACGACCACCACCGAGCGGATCCTGTTCTACACCGGTGTCTCGTACAAGATCGGTGAGGTCCACGACGGCGCTGCCACGATGGACTGGATGGAGCAGGAGCAGGAGCGCGGCATCACGATCACGTCGGCCGCGACGACCTGTCACTGGCTGCTCAACGACGTCGATCACACCATCAACATCATCGACACCCCGGGCCACGTCGACTTCACCGTCGAGGTGGAGCGCTCGCTGCGCGTGCTCGACGGTGCCGTGACGGTGTTCGACGGTGTCGCCGGTGTCGAGCCCCAGTCCGAGACGGTGTGGCGTCAGGCGGACCGCTACGGCGTGCCGCGCATCTGCTTCGTCAACAAGCTGGACCGGACCGGCTCCGACTTCCACCGCTGCGTCGACATGATCGTCGACCGCCTGGGTGCGGTGCCGCTGGTCATGCAGCTGCCGATCGGCGCCGAGGCCGACTTCCAGGGCGTGGTGGACCTCGTCCGCATGAAGGCCCTGGTCTGGTCGGCCGAGGCCGCCAAGGGCGAGATGTACGACATCGTCGACATCCCGGAGACCCACACCGAGGCTGCCGAGGAGTGGCGCGGCAAGCTCCTGGAGGCCGTCGCCGAGAACGACGAGGAGATGATGGAGCTGTTCCTGGAGGGCGTCGAGCCCACCGAGGACCAGCTGTACGCGGCGATCCGCCGCATCACCATCGCCTCCACCGGCAAGGGCTCGACCACCATCACCCCGGTCTTCTGCGGCACCGCGTTCAAGAACAAGGGCGTGCAGCCCCTGCTCGACGCGGTCATCCGGTACCTGCCGTCGCCGCTGGACATCGAGGCGATCGAGGGCCACCTGCCGAGCAACGACGAGGAGATCGTCAAGCGCAAGCCGTCCGAGGACGAGCCGTTCGCGGGCCTTGCGTTCAAGATCATGAGCGACCCCCACCTGGGCAAGCTCACCTTCGTCCGCGTCTACTCCGGCCGCATGGAGACCGGCACCCAGGTGCTGAACTCCGTGAAGGGCAAGAAGGAGCGGATCGGCAAGATCTACCGGATGCACGCGAACAAGCGTGAGGAGATCGACAGCGTGGGCGCCGGCGACATCGTCGCCGTCATGGGTCTGAAGCAGACCACCACGGGCGAGACCCTCAGCGACGCGGCCAACCCGGTGATCCTGGAGTCCATGGACTTCCCGGCCCCGGTCATCGAGGTGGCCATCGAGCCGAAGTCCAAGGGCGACCAGGAGAAGCTCGGCGTCGCCATCCAGCGTCTGGCGGAGGAGGACCCCTCCTTCCGCGTCAAGACCAGCGAGGAGACCGGCCAGACCATCATCTCCGGCATGGGCGAGCTCCACCTGGACGTGCTGGTGGACCGCATGCGCCGCGAGTTCAAGGTCGAGGCCAACGTCGGCAAGCCGCAGGTGGCCTACCGCGAGACGCTGCGCAAGCCGGTCGAGCGCCTGGACTACACGCACAAGAAGCAGACCGGTGGCTCCGGTCAGTTCGCGAAGGTGCAGATCGCCCTGGAGCCGCTCGACGGCGACGGGTACGAGTTCGAGAACAAGGTCACCGGTGGCCGCGTGCCCAAGGAGTACATCCCCTCCGTGGACGCCGGCTGCCAGGAGGCCATGGAGTTCGGCGTGCTGGCCGGCTACCCGCTCACGGGTGTCAAGGTCACGCTGCTCGACGGTGCGTACCACGAGGTTGACTCCTCCGAGATGGCCTTCAAGATCGCCGGCTCGATGGCCTTCAAGGAGGCCGCCCGCAAGGCCAGCCCGGCCCTGCTGGAGCCGATGATGAAGGTCGAGGTCACCACGCCCGAGGAGTACATGGGCGATGTGATCGGCGACATCAACAGCCGCCGTGGACAGATCCAGTCCATGGAGGACCGCAGTGGCGCCAAGCTGGTCACCGGCCTGGTTCCGCTGTCCGAGATGTTCGGCTACGTCGGAGACCTGCGCAGCAAGACCTCTGGCCGCGCCAGCTACTCGATGCAGTTCGACTCCTACGCCGAGGTTCCCAAGAACGTCGCCGAGGAGATCATCGCGAAGGCCAAGGGCGAGTAA
- the rpsG gene encoding 30S ribosomal protein S7 gives MPRKGPAPKRPVIIDPVYNSPLVTSLINKILLNGKRSTAERIVYGAMEGLREKTGNDPVITLKRALENVKPALEVKSRRVGGATYQVPVEVKPGRASTLALRWLVGYSRARREKTMTERLMNELLDASNGLGASVKRREDTHKMAESNKAFAHYRW, from the coding sequence ATGCCTCGTAAGGGCCCCGCCCCGAAGCGCCCGGTCATCATCGACCCGGTCTACAACTCTCCTCTTGTCACCTCGCTGATCAACAAGATCCTGCTGAACGGCAAGCGGTCCACCGCCGAGCGCATCGTCTACGGTGCCATGGAGGGCCTGCGCGAGAAGACCGGCAACGACCCCGTCATCACGCTCAAGCGCGCGCTGGAGAACGTGAAGCCGGCTCTTGAGGTCAAGTCCCGCCGTGTCGGTGGCGCCACCTACCAGGTGCCGGTCGAGGTCAAGCCCGGCCGCGCCTCCACCCTCGCGCTGCGCTGGCTGGTCGGTTACTCCCGCGCCCGCCGCGAGAAGACCATGACCGAGCGTCTGATGAACGAGCTGCTGGACGCCAGCAACGGTCTGGGCGCCTCCGTCAAGCGTCGCGAGGACACCCACAAGATGGCCGAGTCCAACAAGGCCTTCGCGCACTACCGCTGGTAG
- the rpsL gene encoding 30S ribosomal protein S12: MPTIQQLVRKGRQDKVEKNKTPALEGSPQRRGVCTRVFTTTPKKPNSALRKVARVRLTSGIEVTAYIPGEGHNLQEHSIVLVRGGRVKDLPGVRYKIIRGSLDTQGVKNRKQARSRYGAKKEK; the protein is encoded by the coding sequence GTGCCTACGATCCAGCAGCTGGTCCGCAAGGGCCGGCAGGACAAGGTCGAGAAGAACAAGACGCCCGCCCTTGAGGGTTCCCCTCAGCGCCGTGGCGTCTGCACGCGTGTTTTCACGACCACCCCGAAGAAGCCGAACTCGGCCCTGCGTAAGGTCGCACGTGTGCGTCTGACCAGCGGCATCGAGGTCACCGCTTACATTCCGGGTGAGGGCCACAACCTGCAGGAGCACTCCATCGTGCTCGTGCGTGGCGGTCGTGTGAAGGACCTGCCGGGTGTTCGGTACAAGATCATCCGCGGCTCCCTCGACACGCAGGGCGTCAAGAACCGCAAGCAGGCTCGCAGCCGCTACGGCGCCAAGAAGGAGAAGTAA